One part of the Denticeps clupeoides chromosome 16, fDenClu1.1, whole genome shotgun sequence genome encodes these proteins:
- the cdca9 gene encoding borealin-2 isoform X1, with amino-acid sequence MSGRRTRKVSRSSDGQPKGQLTNEQMLKRKRELFIQQFEKEAQQRIKEMETKLEQLLATADRAFQVELMKMPLSLQNTLIKDLETGRPKALQPEPRSRSNDLQVGEVSITIKADVPKIQKPLARKPSKKVKISDQGPQKSAAGTKTEGPKKRSKTRLQESDSTSLRFASSVGAKRTQSRVAKLSDPTPVFGSSNRTRAQATPDDIPVSKSFFSASVATGHGTMLHISEDNKDDLDVCKLDSVALLHMQKLRELIDYVFNKVISKASSI; translated from the exons ATGTCGGGGAGAAGGACCAGGAAGGTGAGCCGGAGCTCGGATGGCCAGCCCAAAGGGCAGCTCACCAACGAGCAGATGCTCAAAAGGAAAAGGGAGCTCTTCATTCAGCAGTTTGAGAAAGAAG CCCAGCAGCGCATTAAAGAAATGGAAACCAAGCTGGAGCAACTTCTAGCCACTGCTGATCGGGCTTTCCAAGTGGAACTGATGAAAATGCCCCTGTCCCTGCAGAACACCCTGATAAAAGACCTGGAAACCGGTAGGCCGAAGGCGCTCCAGCCTGAGCCACGTTCGAGGT CAAATGACCTTCAAGTTGGAGAAGTCTCAATCACCATTAAG GCGGACGTTCCGAAGATTCAAAAGCCACTCGCCAGGAAGCCCAGCAAGAAAG TTAAGATAAGCGACCAAGGACCTCAGAAATCTGCTGCTGGCACAAAAACGGAGGGTCCGAAG AAGAGGAGCAAGACGCGGTTACAAGAATCTGATAGTACTTCCctgag gttTGCTTCGAGTGTGGGTGCGAAAAGAACTCAATCTCGTGTTGCCAAGCTCAGCGACCCAACTCCAGTTTTTGGTTCCAGTAACAG AACCAGAGCTCAAGCCACTCCTGACGATATCCCAGTGTCCAAGTCGTTTTTTAGCGCGAGTGTAGCCACCGGCCACGGAACG ATGCTGCACATTTCAGAAGACAACAAGGATGACCTTGACGTTTGCAAACTGGACAGTGTGGCCTTACTCCACATGCAGAAATTGAgg gAGCTCATTGACTACGTTTTCAACAAAGTGATTTCAAAGGCTAGTTCTATTTAA
- the cdca9 gene encoding borealin-2 isoform X4 — protein MSGRRTRKVSRSSDGQPKGQLTNEQMLKRKRELFIQQFEKEAQQRIKEMETKLEQLLATADRAFQVELMKMPLSLQNTLIKDLETANDLQVGEVSITIKIQKPLARKPSKKVKISDQGPQKSAAGTKTEGPKKRSKTRLQESDSTSLRFASSVGAKRTQSRVAKLSDPTPVFGSSNRTRAQATPDDIPVSKSFFSASVATGHGTMLHISEDNKDDLDVCKLDSVALLHMQKLRELIDYVFNKVISKASSI, from the exons ATGTCGGGGAGAAGGACCAGGAAGGTGAGCCGGAGCTCGGATGGCCAGCCCAAAGGGCAGCTCACCAACGAGCAGATGCTCAAAAGGAAAAGGGAGCTCTTCATTCAGCAGTTTGAGAAAGAAG CCCAGCAGCGCATTAAAGAAATGGAAACCAAGCTGGAGCAACTTCTAGCCACTGCTGATCGGGCTTTCCAAGTGGAACTGATGAAAATGCCCCTGTCCCTGCAGAACACCCTGATAAAAGACCTGGAAACCG CAAATGACCTTCAAGTTGGAGAAGTCTCAATCACCATTAAG ATTCAAAAGCCACTCGCCAGGAAGCCCAGCAAGAAAG TTAAGATAAGCGACCAAGGACCTCAGAAATCTGCTGCTGGCACAAAAACGGAGGGTCCGAAG AAGAGGAGCAAGACGCGGTTACAAGAATCTGATAGTACTTCCctgag gttTGCTTCGAGTGTGGGTGCGAAAAGAACTCAATCTCGTGTTGCCAAGCTCAGCGACCCAACTCCAGTTTTTGGTTCCAGTAACAG AACCAGAGCTCAAGCCACTCCTGACGATATCCCAGTGTCCAAGTCGTTTTTTAGCGCGAGTGTAGCCACCGGCCACGGAACG ATGCTGCACATTTCAGAAGACAACAAGGATGACCTTGACGTTTGCAAACTGGACAGTGTGGCCTTACTCCACATGCAGAAATTGAgg gAGCTCATTGACTACGTTTTCAACAAAGTGATTTCAAAGGCTAGTTCTATTTAA
- the cdca9 gene encoding borealin-2 isoform X3 — protein sequence MSGRRTRKVSRSSDGQPKGQLTNEQMLKRKRELFIQQFEKEAQQRIKEMETKLEQLLATADRAFQVELMKMPLSLQNTLIKDLETANDLQVGEVSITIKADVPKIQKPLARKPSKKVKISDQGPQKSAAGTKTEGPKKRSKTRLQESDSTSLRFASSVGAKRTQSRVAKLSDPTPVFGSSNRTRAQATPDDIPVSKSFFSASVATGHGTMLHISEDNKDDLDVCKLDSVALLHMQKLRELIDYVFNKVISKASSI from the exons ATGTCGGGGAGAAGGACCAGGAAGGTGAGCCGGAGCTCGGATGGCCAGCCCAAAGGGCAGCTCACCAACGAGCAGATGCTCAAAAGGAAAAGGGAGCTCTTCATTCAGCAGTTTGAGAAAGAAG CCCAGCAGCGCATTAAAGAAATGGAAACCAAGCTGGAGCAACTTCTAGCCACTGCTGATCGGGCTTTCCAAGTGGAACTGATGAAAATGCCCCTGTCCCTGCAGAACACCCTGATAAAAGACCTGGAAACCG CAAATGACCTTCAAGTTGGAGAAGTCTCAATCACCATTAAG GCGGACGTTCCGAAGATTCAAAAGCCACTCGCCAGGAAGCCCAGCAAGAAAG TTAAGATAAGCGACCAAGGACCTCAGAAATCTGCTGCTGGCACAAAAACGGAGGGTCCGAAG AAGAGGAGCAAGACGCGGTTACAAGAATCTGATAGTACTTCCctgag gttTGCTTCGAGTGTGGGTGCGAAAAGAACTCAATCTCGTGTTGCCAAGCTCAGCGACCCAACTCCAGTTTTTGGTTCCAGTAACAG AACCAGAGCTCAAGCCACTCCTGACGATATCCCAGTGTCCAAGTCGTTTTTTAGCGCGAGTGTAGCCACCGGCCACGGAACG ATGCTGCACATTTCAGAAGACAACAAGGATGACCTTGACGTTTGCAAACTGGACAGTGTGGCCTTACTCCACATGCAGAAATTGAgg gAGCTCATTGACTACGTTTTCAACAAAGTGATTTCAAAGGCTAGTTCTATTTAA
- the cdca9 gene encoding borealin-2 isoform X2 has protein sequence MSGRRTRKVSRSSDGQPKGQLTNEQMLKRKRELFIQQFEKEAQQRIKEMETKLEQLLATADRAFQVELMKMPLSLQNTLIKDLETGRPKALQPEPRSRSNDLQVGEVSITIKIQKPLARKPSKKVKISDQGPQKSAAGTKTEGPKKRSKTRLQESDSTSLRFASSVGAKRTQSRVAKLSDPTPVFGSSNRTRAQATPDDIPVSKSFFSASVATGHGTMLHISEDNKDDLDVCKLDSVALLHMQKLRELIDYVFNKVISKASSI, from the exons ATGTCGGGGAGAAGGACCAGGAAGGTGAGCCGGAGCTCGGATGGCCAGCCCAAAGGGCAGCTCACCAACGAGCAGATGCTCAAAAGGAAAAGGGAGCTCTTCATTCAGCAGTTTGAGAAAGAAG CCCAGCAGCGCATTAAAGAAATGGAAACCAAGCTGGAGCAACTTCTAGCCACTGCTGATCGGGCTTTCCAAGTGGAACTGATGAAAATGCCCCTGTCCCTGCAGAACACCCTGATAAAAGACCTGGAAACCGGTAGGCCGAAGGCGCTCCAGCCTGAGCCACGTTCGAGGT CAAATGACCTTCAAGTTGGAGAAGTCTCAATCACCATTAAG ATTCAAAAGCCACTCGCCAGGAAGCCCAGCAAGAAAG TTAAGATAAGCGACCAAGGACCTCAGAAATCTGCTGCTGGCACAAAAACGGAGGGTCCGAAG AAGAGGAGCAAGACGCGGTTACAAGAATCTGATAGTACTTCCctgag gttTGCTTCGAGTGTGGGTGCGAAAAGAACTCAATCTCGTGTTGCCAAGCTCAGCGACCCAACTCCAGTTTTTGGTTCCAGTAACAG AACCAGAGCTCAAGCCACTCCTGACGATATCCCAGTGTCCAAGTCGTTTTTTAGCGCGAGTGTAGCCACCGGCCACGGAACG ATGCTGCACATTTCAGAAGACAACAAGGATGACCTTGACGTTTGCAAACTGGACAGTGTGGCCTTACTCCACATGCAGAAATTGAgg gAGCTCATTGACTACGTTTTCAACAAAGTGATTTCAAAGGCTAGTTCTATTTAA
- the c16h16orf87 gene encoding UPF0547 protein C16orf87 homolog translates to MSANKAKKVKMATKSCPECDQQIPVACKSCPCGYVFISRKLLNAKLNERPPPVLDKLDVKRRRPERIRREKINSTSPSDMENRRRSRSNSQSEQLRRGRGRPKTAGPKKQEEERDKQEKEVDIYANLSDEKAFVFSVALAEINRKILGQRLIL, encoded by the exons ATGTCAGCGAATAAAGCCAAGAAAGTGAAAATGGCCACCAAATCGTGTCCCGAATGCGACCAACAG ATCCCCGTGGCCTGCAAGTCGTGTCCCTGTGGATACGTGTTCATTAGTAGGAAGCTTCTAAACGCCAAGCTGAACGAGCGACCTCCGCCAGTGTTGG ACAAATTGGATGTGAAGAGAAGGCGGCCGGAAAGAATCCGCAGGGAGAAGATCAATTCGACCTCACCCAGTGATATGGAAAACAGGCGGCGCTCGCGCTCCAACAGCCAGTCGGAGCAGCTTCGCAGAGGGCGGGGCCGCCCTAAGACTGCAGGCCCgaagaagcaggaggaggagagag ACAAGCAGGAGAAAGAAGTGGACATCTATGCCAATCTCTCAGATGAGAAGGcctttgtgttttctgtggcCTTGGCTGAAATCAACCGCAAGATCCTGGGCCAGAGGCTGATCTTATAG
- the gpt2 gene encoding alanine aminotransferase 2, whose amino-acid sequence MHRLHCLVNRSVVAGALEQRAAPLMPKSGCHQDFVRFKSQGPVGLKRFSTAEATVAAAGKMREKTLTMETLNPHVKAVEYAVRGPIVTKAGEIERDLQEGGKQPFTEVIKANIGDAHAMGQQPITFLRQVVALCTFPELLDSPTFPEDAKKRARRILQGCGGTSLGSYTASQGVDFIRQDVASYIEQRDHGVPADWENVYLTTGASDGIVSILRMLVSGQGSSRTGVMIPIPQYPLYSAAITEMEAVQVNYYLDEDNCWALDINELHRAYQAAKQHCQPRVLCIINPGNPTGQVQSRKCIEEVLHFAYEENLFVMSDEVYQDNVYSPDCEFHSFKKVLYEMGPEYFNSVELASFHSTSKGYTGECGFRGGYMEVLNLDPDVRAQLIKLRSVQLCPPVSGQAAMDVIVNSPHPEEPSYARFHEEKNAVLGALAEKAKMTEQILNGVPGIRCNPVQGAMYAFPQILLPPKAVEEAKALGMHPDMLYCLRLLEETGICLVPGSGFGQREGTFHFRMTILPPKEKLKVLLDKVRDFHIKFLKEYATLEEQLR is encoded by the exons ATGCATCGTTTGCACTGTCTGGTGAACCGCTCCGTGGTCGCCGGTGCCCTGGAGCAGCGGGCCGCGCCGCTGATGCCGAAGTCGGGATGCCACCAGGACTTCGTGAGGTTCAAATCGCAGGGCCCGGTGGGGCTGAAGCGGTTCAGCACGGCGGAGGCCACCGTAGCCGCGGCCGGGAAGATGCGCGAGAAGACGCTGACGATGGAGACCCTCAACCCGCATGTGAAGGCGGTGGAGTACGCGGTGAGGGGGCCGATCGTCACCAAAGCCGGCGAGATCGAGCGGGACCTGCAGGAG GGAGGAAAGCAGCCTTTTACTGAGGTGATAAAGGCAAACATTGGAGATGCTCATGCCATGGGACAGCAGCCGATCACTTTTCTTCGACAG GTGGTTGCTCTCTGTACGTTCCCCGAGCTGCTGGACAGCCCCACGTTTCCAGAGGATGCCAAGAAAAGAGCACGTCGCATACTTCAAGGATGTGGCGGAACGAGCCTtg GCTCATACACTGCGAGTCAGGGCGTGGACTTCATCAGACAGGACGTTGCTTCATATATAGAGCAGCGGGACCACGGCGTGCCTGCTGACTGGGAAAATGTATATCTGACGACAGGAGCCAGCGATGGTATTGTG AGTATCCTGAGGATGCTGGTCTCGGGCCAGGGCTCTTCGCGCACTGGCGTGATGATCCCGATCCCGCAGTACCCGCTCTACTCGGCCGCCATCACTGAAATGGAGGCCGTGCAGGTCAACTACTATCTGGACGAGGACAACTGCTGGGCCCTGGACATCAACGAGCTCCACCGGGCTTATCAAGCGGCCAAGCAGCACTGTCAGCCCCGGGTCCTCTGCATCATCAACCCAGGAAACCCTACTG GTCAGGTTCAGAGCCGAAAGTGCATCGAAGAAGTCCTCCACTTTGCCTATGAAGAGAATCTCTTCGTCATGTCTGATGag gtttATCAGGACAACGTTTACTCCCCGGACTGTGAGTTCCATTCCTTTAAGAAAGTGCTGTATGAGATGGGCCCGGAGTATTTTAACAGCGTGGAGCTGGCCTCCTTCCACTCCACCTCCAAAGGATACACAGGAGA ATGTGGCTTCCGGGGAGGGTACATGGAGGTGCTGAACCTGGACCCTGACGTCAGGGCCCAGCTGATAAAGCTACGCTCTGTGCAACTGTGCCCCCCCGTGTCTGGACAGGCTGCCATGGATGTCATTGTTAATTCCCCCCACCCTGAGGAGCCCTCATATGCACGCTTTCATGAG GAGAAGAATGCAGTTTTGGGGGCGTTGGCAGAAAAGGCGAAAATGACCGAGCAGATCTTGAACGGAGTTCCTGGCATACGCTGCAACCCTGTTCAGGGCGCCATGTATGCCTTCCCTCAAATCCTCCTCCCACCCAAGGCTGTGGAAGAGGCGAAG GCTTTGGGCATGCATCCTGACATGCTGTACTGCCTGCGGCTTCTGGAAGAAACTGGAATCTGTCTGGTGCCCGGCAGTGGTTTTGGACAGAGAGAGGGGACCTTCCATTTCAG AATGACTATACTGCCACCTAAAGAGAAGCTGAAGGTGCTACTGGACAAAGTGCGGGACTTCCACATTAAATTCCTCAAAGAGTATGCAACACTGGAGGAGCAACTTAGATGA
- the mylk3 gene encoding myosin light chain kinase 3 isoform X2, whose protein sequence is MSKPVTLATCIAKMYEGSRLDNGAPPGGPARKPGVNSNLLSTLGGMEVKLGQLEGKVEQIALEQAEVHRKMDAVCQSIGALEKDLKKGDREPRAQDSSPATLAEVRALCGEMVALLKNVREEGRVQRQKIEGIESSVTGVDKVLGYVGEVFRNSRIVEFILRGIVPWRRQGLLDGTELEKNASEDGSVNRTLNICHCETQIPQDIQESAKDELRPEREGTSSATAHSLDAPARYTESQAQEAVSVSTESPVLLEQDKEQDSDNNPWPPSICQNTSKWQRRPKEVTIQSREPTRVQTFDPESQNGVITPEIPDLAFKILPEVAKEDDNGVLVTPIDDEAVTMVTAKVTPEEVLLPEPERIINQTKGARCTEGDTVSKTPQSPRKDTEEQTESQLCPKENLRAGVVTTDLPESKTPADIHTAAEEPTSTPTIPKIQQPQSESGNMVKKNTVSTPEALAVEERANVAVCPAVAFSSEKNSLSGSPGTVSDKPLMIIDDCPPQPAPFEHRIVSAKQVPMGSYYAVKQNEVLGGGRFGQVHMCAELSSGLTLAAKIIKVKGMKERVVEDRCRPDTVNHFSWNTQTDRQREKERKLPNVSVGGGELFDRIVDEKYHLTELDAIVFMRQICEGVQYLHQQYILHLDLKPENILCVNSTGNQIKIIDFGLARKYRPREKLKVNFGTPEFLAPEVVNYDFVSFPTDMWSVGVITYMLLSGLSPFMGDTDMETMNNILHANWDFDAEAFENVSEEAKDFISRLLVPAKCSRLSASGCMKHSWLNNLEEKAKLHRVRLKSQLRLQTYLAAHRQWKKHFNVVAAANRLKRLQKARSGNPV, encoded by the exons ATGAGTAAGCCGGTGACTTTGGCCACGTGCATTGCCAAGATGTACGAAGGGAGCCGACTGGACAACGGCGCACCGCCCGGGGGGCCGGCGAGGAAGCCCGGCGTCAACAGCAACCTGCTCAGCACCTTGGGCGGCATGGAGGTCAAGCTCGGCCAGCTGGAAGGGAAGGTGGAGCAGATCGCCCTCGAGCAGGCAGAGGTGCACAGGAAGATGGACGCCGTGTGCCAGAGCATAGGCGCCCTGGAGAAGGACTTGAAGAAAGGCGACAGGGAGCCGCGGGCGCAGGACAGCAGCCCAGCCACGCTGGCAGAGGTCAGAGCTCTCTGTGGCGAGATGGTAGCGTTGCTCAAGAACGTGCGGGAGGAGGGCCGCGTCCAGCGACAGAAGATCGAGGGCATCGAGAGTTCGGTCACCGGCGTGGATAAAGTGCTGGGCTACGTGGGCGAAGTGTTTCGCAACTCCCGTATTGTGGAGTTCATCCTGAGAGGCATTGTGCCATGGAGAAGACAAGGCCTGCTGGACGGCACGGAGTTGGAG AAAAATGCATCTGAAGATGGCAGTGTGAACCGTACGCTTAACATCTGCCATTGCGAAACACAGATTCCGCAGGATATTCAAGAGTCTGCCAAAG ATGAGCTAcggccagagagagaggggacatCTTCAGCTACAGCACACAGCCTGGATGCACCAGCGAGGTACACAGAGTCCCAGGCTCAGGAAGCGGTTTCAGTGTCTACAGAGTCCCCCGTCTTACTTGAGCAAGACAAGGAGCAGGACTCTGACAACAATCCATGGCCACCTAGCATCTGTCAGAACACCAGCAAGTGGCAGCGTCGTCCAAAGGAGGTGACCATCCAGAGCAGGGAGCCTACCAGAGTCCAGACCTTTGACCCAGAAAGCCAGAATGGGGTCATAACCCCAGAAATACCTGATCTGGCTTTCAAAATACTGCCTGAAGTGGCAAAGGAAGATGATAATGGTGTTTTAGTGACACCCATTGATGATGAGGCtgtaaccatggtaacagcTAAAGTAACACCAGAAGAAGTTTTACTCCCTGAACCAGAAAG gATCATCAATCAGACAAAGGGGGCCAGGTGCACCGAGGGTGACACGGTGTCAAAGAccccacagtcaccaagaaaggATACTGAGGAGCAAACGGAGAGCCAGCTGTGCCCTAAGGAGAACTTAAGAGCCGGAGTGGTCACCACAGATTTACCAGAGAGTAAAACTCCAGCTGACATTCACACGGCAGCAGAGGAGCCCACATCTACACCGACCATACCAAAAATCCAGCAGCCACAATCAGAATCTGGGaatatggttaaaaaaaatacagtctcAACCCCAGAAGCTCTAGCCGTGGAGGAAAGGGCCAATGTGGCAgtctgtcctgcagtggcttttTCTTCTGAGAAAAATTCATTGTCCGGCTCTCCAGGGACAGTTTCTGATAAGCCGCTAATGATCATAG ATGACTGCCCTCCTCAACCAGCCCCCTTTGAGCATCGCATTGTGAGCGCCAAGCAGGTCCCCATGGGGTCCTATTACGCAGTCAAACAAAATGAGGTTTTGGGTGG GGGTCGATTTGGGCAGGTCCATATGTGCGCCGAACTGTCATCAGGACTCACACTCGCTGCCAAGATCATCAAAGTGAAAGGCATGAAGGAGAGG GTAGTCGAGGATCGATGCAGGCCAGACACTGTGAATCATTTTTCCTGgaatacacagacagacagacagagagagaaagagagaaagctTCCTAATGTTAG CGTCGGCGGAGGCGAGCTCTTTGATCGCATTGTCGATGAGAAGTACCACCTGACGGAGCTGGATGCCATCGTCTTTATGAGACAGATCTGTGAGGGTGTGCAGTATCTCCACCAGCAGTACATTCTGCATTTAGACCTCAAG CCGGAGAATATTCTGTGCGTAAACAGCACCGGGAACCAGATCAAGATAATTGACTTTGGCCTGGCCAGAAA ATACAGACCCAGGGAGAAGCTTAAGGTCAACTTTGGAACACCTGAGTTTTTGGCACCTGAGGTGGTCAACTATGACTTTGTCTCCTTCCCGACGGACATGTGGAGTGTTGGTGTCATCACATATATGCT ATTGAGTGGGCTGTCTCCTTTCATGGGCGACACCGACATGGAAACCATGAACAATATCCTCCACGCAAACTGGGACTTTGATGCTGAGGCATTCGAGAACGTCTCGGAGGAGGCTAAAGACTTCATCTCCCGACTGCTGGTCCCGGCCAAATG TAGTCGCCTCAGCGCATCAGGGTGCATGAAGCACAGCTGGCTGAACAACCTGGAGGAGAAGGCCAAGCTTCACCGCGTCAGGCTCAAATCGCAGCTCAGGCTGCAGACATACCTGGCTGCTCACCGGCAGTGGAAG AAACACTTCAATGTTGTTGCAGCAGCAAATCGGCTAAAAAGGCTACAGAAGGCCCGATCTGGCAACCCTGTGTAG
- the mylk3 gene encoding myosin light chain kinase 3 isoform X1, whose amino-acid sequence MSKPVTLATCIAKMYEGSRLDNGAPPGGPARKPGVNSNLLSTLGGMEVKLGQLEGKVEQIALEQAEVHRKMDAVCQSIGALEKDLKKGDREPRAQDSSPATLAEVRALCGEMVALLKNVREEGRVQRQKIEGIESSVTGVDKVLGYVGEVFRNSRIVEFILRGIVPWRRQGLLDGTELEKNASEDGSVNRTLNICHCETQIPQDIQESAKDELRPEREGTSSATAHSLDAPARYTESQAQEAVSVSTESPVLLEQDKEQDSDNNPWPPSICQNTSKWQRRPKEVTIQSREPTRVQTFDPESQNGVITPEIPDLAFKILPEVAKEDDNGVLVTPIDDEAVTMVTAKVTPEEVLLPEPERIINQTKGARCTEGDTVSKTPQSPRKDTEEQTESQLCPKENLRAGVVTTDLPESKTPADIHTAAEEPTSTPTIPKIQQPQSESGNMVKKNTVSTPEALAVEERANVAVCPAVAFSSEKNSLSGSPGTVSDKPLMIIDDCPPQPAPFEHRIVSAKQVPMGSYYAVKQNEVLGGGRFGQVHMCAELSSGLTLAAKIIKVKGMKERDEVKNEIGVMNQLNHVNLIQLYDAFESRTNLTLIMEYVGGGELFDRIVDEKYHLTELDAIVFMRQICEGVQYLHQQYILHLDLKPENILCVNSTGNQIKIIDFGLARKYRPREKLKVNFGTPEFLAPEVVNYDFVSFPTDMWSVGVITYMLLSGLSPFMGDTDMETMNNILHANWDFDAEAFENVSEEAKDFISRLLVPAKCSRLSASGCMKHSWLNNLEEKAKLHRVRLKSQLRLQTYLAAHRQWKKHFNVVAAANRLKRLQKARSGNPV is encoded by the exons ATGAGTAAGCCGGTGACTTTGGCCACGTGCATTGCCAAGATGTACGAAGGGAGCCGACTGGACAACGGCGCACCGCCCGGGGGGCCGGCGAGGAAGCCCGGCGTCAACAGCAACCTGCTCAGCACCTTGGGCGGCATGGAGGTCAAGCTCGGCCAGCTGGAAGGGAAGGTGGAGCAGATCGCCCTCGAGCAGGCAGAGGTGCACAGGAAGATGGACGCCGTGTGCCAGAGCATAGGCGCCCTGGAGAAGGACTTGAAGAAAGGCGACAGGGAGCCGCGGGCGCAGGACAGCAGCCCAGCCACGCTGGCAGAGGTCAGAGCTCTCTGTGGCGAGATGGTAGCGTTGCTCAAGAACGTGCGGGAGGAGGGCCGCGTCCAGCGACAGAAGATCGAGGGCATCGAGAGTTCGGTCACCGGCGTGGATAAAGTGCTGGGCTACGTGGGCGAAGTGTTTCGCAACTCCCGTATTGTGGAGTTCATCCTGAGAGGCATTGTGCCATGGAGAAGACAAGGCCTGCTGGACGGCACGGAGTTGGAG AAAAATGCATCTGAAGATGGCAGTGTGAACCGTACGCTTAACATCTGCCATTGCGAAACACAGATTCCGCAGGATATTCAAGAGTCTGCCAAAG ATGAGCTAcggccagagagagaggggacatCTTCAGCTACAGCACACAGCCTGGATGCACCAGCGAGGTACACAGAGTCCCAGGCTCAGGAAGCGGTTTCAGTGTCTACAGAGTCCCCCGTCTTACTTGAGCAAGACAAGGAGCAGGACTCTGACAACAATCCATGGCCACCTAGCATCTGTCAGAACACCAGCAAGTGGCAGCGTCGTCCAAAGGAGGTGACCATCCAGAGCAGGGAGCCTACCAGAGTCCAGACCTTTGACCCAGAAAGCCAGAATGGGGTCATAACCCCAGAAATACCTGATCTGGCTTTCAAAATACTGCCTGAAGTGGCAAAGGAAGATGATAATGGTGTTTTAGTGACACCCATTGATGATGAGGCtgtaaccatggtaacagcTAAAGTAACACCAGAAGAAGTTTTACTCCCTGAACCAGAAAG gATCATCAATCAGACAAAGGGGGCCAGGTGCACCGAGGGTGACACGGTGTCAAAGAccccacagtcaccaagaaaggATACTGAGGAGCAAACGGAGAGCCAGCTGTGCCCTAAGGAGAACTTAAGAGCCGGAGTGGTCACCACAGATTTACCAGAGAGTAAAACTCCAGCTGACATTCACACGGCAGCAGAGGAGCCCACATCTACACCGACCATACCAAAAATCCAGCAGCCACAATCAGAATCTGGGaatatggttaaaaaaaatacagtctcAACCCCAGAAGCTCTAGCCGTGGAGGAAAGGGCCAATGTGGCAgtctgtcctgcagtggcttttTCTTCTGAGAAAAATTCATTGTCCGGCTCTCCAGGGACAGTTTCTGATAAGCCGCTAATGATCATAG ATGACTGCCCTCCTCAACCAGCCCCCTTTGAGCATCGCATTGTGAGCGCCAAGCAGGTCCCCATGGGGTCCTATTACGCAGTCAAACAAAATGAGGTTTTGGGTGG GGGTCGATTTGGGCAGGTCCATATGTGCGCCGAACTGTCATCAGGACTCACACTCGCTGCCAAGATCATCAAAGTGAAAGGCATGAAGGAGAGG gatGAAGTAAAGAATGAGATTGGGGTCATGAACCAGTTAAACCACGTCAATCTGATTCAGCTCTATGATGCATTTGAGTCACGGACAAATCTCACTCTGATTATGGAGTA CGTCGGCGGAGGCGAGCTCTTTGATCGCATTGTCGATGAGAAGTACCACCTGACGGAGCTGGATGCCATCGTCTTTATGAGACAGATCTGTGAGGGTGTGCAGTATCTCCACCAGCAGTACATTCTGCATTTAGACCTCAAG CCGGAGAATATTCTGTGCGTAAACAGCACCGGGAACCAGATCAAGATAATTGACTTTGGCCTGGCCAGAAA ATACAGACCCAGGGAGAAGCTTAAGGTCAACTTTGGAACACCTGAGTTTTTGGCACCTGAGGTGGTCAACTATGACTTTGTCTCCTTCCCGACGGACATGTGGAGTGTTGGTGTCATCACATATATGCT ATTGAGTGGGCTGTCTCCTTTCATGGGCGACACCGACATGGAAACCATGAACAATATCCTCCACGCAAACTGGGACTTTGATGCTGAGGCATTCGAGAACGTCTCGGAGGAGGCTAAAGACTTCATCTCCCGACTGCTGGTCCCGGCCAAATG TAGTCGCCTCAGCGCATCAGGGTGCATGAAGCACAGCTGGCTGAACAACCTGGAGGAGAAGGCCAAGCTTCACCGCGTCAGGCTCAAATCGCAGCTCAGGCTGCAGACATACCTGGCTGCTCACCGGCAGTGGAAG AAACACTTCAATGTTGTTGCAGCAGCAAATCGGCTAAAAAGGCTACAGAAGGCCCGATCTGGCAACCCTGTGTAG